One window from the genome of Vibrio sp. VB16 encodes:
- a CDS encoding DUF3316 domain-containing protein has protein sequence MKTLLTIAMTGLVLSTSVFAGTNLLKSETEFRSEGYATQAQAYEAGFDIADELKAASNSQLKFQLPTTLNGQIQKVAIEEVEVSLEEFSARRGEVQYRAVVDVDYSYTVKESNNS, from the coding sequence GTTTGGTATTAAGTACGTCTGTTTTTGCGGGTACCAATTTGTTAAAAAGTGAGACAGAATTTCGTTCTGAAGGCTATGCGACTCAAGCTCAAGCTTATGAAGCGGGCTTTGATATTGCGGATGAGTTGAAAGCGGCGTCAAACTCACAGCTTAAATTTCAGCTTCCAACCACACTAAATGGTCAGATTCAGAAGGTAGCAATTGAAGAGGTAGAAGTTAGTCTAGAGGAATTTTCAGCTCGACGTGGCGAAGTACAATACCGAGCTGTAGTTGATGTTGATTACTCTTACACAGTGAAAGAGAGCAACAATAGTTAA
- the hcp gene encoding hydroxylamine reductase, whose amino-acid sequence MFCIQCEQTIQTPIGKGCSYTQGMCGKTAEVSDLQDVLVYSLQGVSFWAELGRAVNVIDTEIDQWAPKAFFSTLTNVNFDPVRVIEFVQQSNAYKQRLEEKVRAAAMLIGFDIPELSPAAKFELPSDEQAIIELAPQAAVNRGHESEHEDVIGLRLLCLYGLKGAAAYLEHARVLSQTDDEVYGEYHKIMAWLGTDPTDLKALLDTSMQIGLVNYRIMEMLDKGETDTFGHPEPSQVNVKTVKGKAILVSGHDLHDLEKILQQTEGKGINVYTNGEMLPGHSYPELKKYPHLVGNYGSAWQNQQKEFANFPGAIVMTSNCLLNPNVGQYADRLFTRSIVGWPGVAHLEGDDFSAVIDCALAQDGFQHDEIEQMITVGFGRNALMAAAPAVVEQVKEGNISHFFLVGGCDGDKAERSYYTDFTAQVPEDSVILTLACGKFRFNKGEFGDINGIPRLLDVGQCNDAYSAIQLAIALSKEFDCDINELPLTLVLSWFEQKAIVILLTLFALGLKGIYTGPTAPAFLTDNLLAIMQKEFDMRSISNVEDDLKTILAA is encoded by the coding sequence ATGTTTTGTATTCAATGCGAGCAAACGATTCAAACACCAATCGGTAAAGGTTGTTCATATACGCAAGGTATGTGTGGCAAAACTGCTGAGGTTTCTGACCTTCAAGATGTGTTGGTGTATTCTCTGCAAGGTGTGTCGTTTTGGGCTGAGTTAGGTCGCGCTGTAAACGTTATTGATACGGAAATTGATCAGTGGGCACCTAAGGCGTTTTTCTCGACATTAACCAATGTGAACTTTGATCCAGTACGTGTTATCGAATTCGTCCAACAATCAAATGCTTATAAGCAACGTTTAGAAGAAAAAGTGCGCGCAGCTGCAATGCTCATTGGTTTTGATATTCCAGAGCTTTCTCCTGCCGCAAAATTCGAACTACCAAGTGACGAACAAGCGATTATTGAACTTGCTCCTCAAGCGGCCGTGAATCGTGGCCACGAAAGTGAGCATGAGGATGTGATTGGTCTTCGTCTTCTATGTCTATACGGCTTGAAAGGTGCTGCTGCCTACCTTGAGCACGCACGTGTTCTCTCTCAAACGGATGATGAAGTGTATGGCGAATACCACAAAATTATGGCGTGGCTAGGCACTGACCCTACCGATCTGAAAGCGTTACTGGATACATCAATGCAGATCGGTCTTGTTAACTACCGTATTATGGAGATGCTGGATAAAGGTGAAACCGATACATTTGGTCACCCAGAGCCTTCTCAGGTCAATGTTAAAACGGTTAAAGGTAAGGCTATTCTGGTTTCGGGTCATGACCTTCACGATTTAGAGAAAATTCTTCAACAAACCGAAGGCAAAGGCATCAACGTATATACAAACGGTGAAATGCTTCCTGGCCATTCTTATCCTGAACTCAAGAAATATCCACACTTGGTCGGTAACTATGGAAGTGCGTGGCAGAACCAACAGAAAGAGTTCGCCAACTTCCCAGGCGCAATTGTAATGACATCTAACTGTCTTCTCAATCCTAACGTGGGTCAATATGCCGATCGTCTATTCACTCGCAGCATTGTTGGTTGGCCGGGTGTTGCGCATCTTGAAGGTGATGATTTCAGCGCCGTTATCGATTGTGCTCTAGCGCAAGATGGATTCCAGCACGATGAAATAGAGCAGATGATTACAGTAGGATTCGGTCGTAATGCTCTAATGGCGGCCGCACCAGCGGTTGTTGAGCAAGTTAAAGAAGGCAATATCAGTCACTTCTTCCTAGTCGGCGGTTGTGATGGTGACAAAGCTGAGCGAAGCTACTACACCGACTTTACGGCTCAGGTGCCTGAAGATAGCGTTATTCTTACCTTAGCTTGCGGTAAATTCCGTTTCAATAAAGGTGAATTTGGCGACATTAATGGCATTCCACGTCTTCTTGATGTTGGCCAATGTAATGATGCGTATTCTGCTATTCAGCTTGCGATCGCGCTTTCAAAAGAGTTTGATTGTGATATCAATGAACTACCATTAACACTGGTTCTTTCTTGGTTTGAGCAAAAGGCAATTGTCATTCTTCTCACTCTGTTTGCATTAGGATTAAAAGGCATCTACACCGGCCCAACGGCACCAGCATTCTTAACTGATAATCTGTTAGCCATCATGCAAAAAGAGTTCGATATGCGTAGTATCAGCAACGTAGAAGATGATCTTAAAACTATTCTAGCAGCTTAA
- the norR gene encoding nitric oxide reductase transcriptional regulator NorR, with product MKPSLDTVLLQIALDLSSSLPKGQHYQKLIDSVNQVLPCDASALFILDKKGFLIPVAVSGLSRSVLGRKFFPQNHPRLEQILTNKKPTRFSASSNLPDPFDGLLLATPDEHIDVHDCMGCSLYVEDKLVGILTLDALEVGAFEKIDTITIETFAALAAATMRNIALFETLQESNRQQKSINQQLIEQARDKQGKLVGVSPQMNYLKNSISMVARSNYAVLISGETGTGKELVAHGVHDQSERRDKPMIYVNCAALPESIAESELFGHVKGAFTGATSNRAGKFELADGGTLFLDEIGELAIHLQAKLLRVIQQGEVQRVGADKNSFVDVRIIAATNRDLEREVEEGRFRPDLYHRLNVFPIHIPPLRERLGDIPVLAGHILDKVRSQFNLPNLHIHPRCLDYMEGQAWLGNVRELEHTLMRVSLRAIQQEEYVINRVHFGADEKPTKANKEQPFFHREPKPMRETVESFQRQLIEHALLESNGIWARAAEFLQMDRGNLYRMGKKLGVK from the coding sequence ATGAAGCCATCCCTAGATACAGTGCTTTTACAGATAGCACTTGACCTAAGCTCCTCATTACCCAAAGGACAGCACTATCAAAAACTGATAGATTCGGTAAATCAGGTGCTTCCTTGCGATGCTAGTGCACTGTTCATATTGGATAAAAAAGGTTTTCTTATCCCGGTAGCAGTCAGTGGTTTATCCAGGTCCGTTTTGGGTCGAAAATTTTTCCCGCAAAATCATCCACGCTTAGAGCAGATCCTCACGAATAAAAAACCAACTCGATTTAGCGCATCGTCTAATTTGCCTGATCCATTTGATGGTCTACTTTTGGCAACACCAGATGAACATATTGATGTCCATGATTGCATGGGATGTAGTCTGTATGTTGAAGATAAATTGGTCGGTATATTGACATTAGATGCTTTGGAAGTCGGCGCATTCGAGAAGATAGACACTATTACTATCGAGACCTTTGCGGCCCTAGCCGCCGCGACGATGAGAAATATAGCGTTATTTGAAACACTGCAAGAATCCAATCGTCAGCAAAAATCGATAAACCAACAACTTATTGAGCAAGCAAGAGACAAGCAAGGTAAGTTGGTGGGAGTGAGCCCACAGATGAATTATCTGAAAAACAGTATCTCTATGGTTGCAAGGTCAAATTATGCCGTATTAATTTCTGGTGAAACAGGCACAGGCAAAGAGCTTGTCGCCCATGGTGTACACGATCAATCAGAACGCCGCGATAAACCAATGATCTATGTAAATTGTGCTGCGTTACCAGAATCTATTGCGGAAAGTGAGTTGTTTGGTCACGTGAAAGGTGCATTTACAGGGGCGACAAGTAACCGAGCAGGAAAATTTGAATTGGCTGATGGCGGCACACTCTTTCTTGATGAAATAGGGGAGTTAGCCATTCATCTGCAAGCTAAATTGCTTAGGGTTATTCAACAAGGTGAGGTTCAAAGAGTCGGTGCCGACAAAAATAGTTTTGTAGACGTGCGGATTATCGCAGCAACGAATAGGGATCTAGAAAGAGAAGTAGAGGAGGGGCGGTTTCGACCAGATCTTTATCATCGACTGAATGTTTTTCCTATTCATATTCCTCCTTTGCGTGAGAGATTAGGTGACATCCCTGTTTTGGCTGGTCATATATTAGACAAAGTGCGGAGCCAATTTAATCTTCCTAACTTGCATATACATCCTCGATGTTTAGATTATATGGAAGGTCAAGCATGGTTGGGCAATGTTCGAGAACTAGAGCATACATTGATGAGGGTGAGCTTGAGAGCGATTCAACAAGAAGAGTATGTAATTAATCGAGTGCATTTTGGTGCGGACGAAAAACCGACAAAAGCGAATAAGGAACAACCTTTCTTCCATAGAGAGCCTAAACCAATGCGAGAAACGGTTGAGTCATTTCAGAGGCAACTTATTGAGCATGCACTACTAGAATCGAATGGTATTTGGGCCAGAGCAGCTGAATTCCTCCAAATGGATAGAGGAAACCTGTATCGAATGGGTAAAAAGTTGGGTGTAAAGTAA